In Gordonia sp. SL306, the genomic window GGGCTCCGGCGTCGGCGCCCAGCGGATCACCCGTGACCACGACGACCAGGTCGGCCGGTGAGACCGCGCCGTCGGCGTAGTCGATGAATCCGCCTTCTCGCAGGGCCTGCAAGCCCAGGCGGGTGTCCCCCGCCGATGCTGCCGACTGTCCGTCCCTGTGCAGGGTGAGCGCACCGAGCAGGTCACCGACCCGACCGCCCGAATCGGTGAGCTCCGTGCGCAGCGTCGCGCCGGGTGGGATCGTCTGATCGACGATCGTGCGTACCTGTTCCGCGTTCTGGTCGCGCACCAGCGAATCGGTCAGCGCGATCTGTCCGGCGGAACGCCCACCCGCCGACGCAATGGATTCCTTGACCGCGTCCACATCGGCGTCTGCTGCGCTCGGAGCACTGACGACCAGCACCGACTGCCCCTTGAGGGTGCCGGCGATCAGACGCGCTCCGATCGCGGCGTCAAAACTGTTGGCCGCGTTGACCTGCTCGTTGAGTTGGTCGCGTTGCTTCTCGAGGTCGCCGATCCGGTCCCGCGACGTCCCGGTGACCGAGTTGACCCGATCCCCGATGAAGCCGGATCCGAGGAACAGGCCGACTGCGAGCGCGAGGAAGACCGCGACGAGTGAGATCGCGTGCTGCCTGAGGGAGATCATCGATCACCTGTTCCAGACGTCTCGCGCCCACTCGACGGCATTGTGGTATTGCGCGACGGCCCAGTCGCTCACCTCGGGTCCCATGTTCGAGAGCATGACCGCCGCGATCACGGCGATCAGCGCGGCCAGGACCACGCAGGCGATCGCAGCACCCGAGACCCGGCTCCGATACAGCGTTGCGACCGCCTTGGCGTCCACCAGCTTCGGACCGACCTTGAGACGGGTCAGGAAGGTCGACGGATTGCTCTCGCGCCGGGAGCGATCGAAGAAGTCGTCGAGTGTTCCGCCGTAGCCGACCGTCACGATGAGGTCCGCACCGTGGTAATCCGCGAGCAGCAGGGCAAGATCGGCCGCGGCTCCCGCCGCGGGGAACGTCGTCGCGCCGACCCCAAGATCCTGAATACGTGCCAGCCCCTGGGCGTGGCCGTCAGTGTCCGCCGGAAGTACCAGCTGTGCACCGCATTTGAGGGTCGCCGCCTTCATGTCGTCGGGGTCGCCGACGATCACGGCGGGCTTGTACCCGGCTTTCAGCAAGGTGTCGGCACCGGCCCCGACACCGATGAGGACCGGTGAGTACTCCTTGATGAAGGGCTTCAGTGCGCGCAGGTCCGTGCCCCGATCCGCCCCGTCGGCGACGATCACCACGTGCCGCGCCGCGAGATCGGCATCGATGTCGGGTACCCCGACCCCGTCGATCAACAGCGGAGACTCGCTCCGGATGAACTCGATCGTGTTGCCCGAGAATGCTTCCAGATGATCGACCAGCCCGGTCTTGGCCTCGATCATCAAGTCCGCGATGTCGCGTTCCTCGAGTTGCTGCCCCAACGCGAGACGTCGTTCCCCGACGTACAGACGATCGTTGTCGATGCGGAGCTTGGCCCCGTCCTTCACCCGCTTGAAGACTTCGTCACCCACGTCGTCGAGCAGGACGATGCCCGAGGCGACGAGCACCTCCGGACCGAGATTCGGATACCTACCGGAGATCGACTTGGACGAATTGACCACTGCGACGACGTTGGCCTGCACCAGTGCGTCGGCGGTCATCCGGTCCAGGTCGACCTCGTCGAGGATGGCGATGTCGCCGGGGCCGATCCGATCGAGCAATCGGCGGGTGTTCTTGTCGATCCTGGCTATTCCGGAGACACCAGGGAGTTCATCGGTCGTACGGGCAAGCAGGGCAGGCATCTTCATGACGCCCATGATCACCATGCGGCCGCGACAGCACGGGGAGGCGCGCCGCAACAACTGCAACTTTTGTCACATGAGTAACACGCGATGGCGAGATCTAGGAGTCGTCGCGGGCCTGCTTCTCGCCTTCGGCGGTCGCCAGGAGTTCCTCCGCGTGTGCTCGCCCGGTGTCCGAATCACCGAGTCCCGCAAGCATCCGCGCGAGCTCGGCCACGCGTTCGTCACGGTCGAGGGTGCGCACCGTGCTCGTGTGCTGTCGACGACCACGTCCGCCACCCGAGTTCTTGCCGATCACCAGGTGGTTGTCGGCGAATGCCGCCACTTGTGGCAGGTGGGTCACGACGATCACCTGATGTGCCCGGGCCAGGCCGGCCAGCCGCCGTCCGATCTCGACGGCGGCACGTCCGCCCACGCCTGCATCGACCTCGTCGAAGACCATGATCGATCCGCTGGTCGGTTCGGCCAGGACCACCTCGAGCGCGAGCATCACCCGCGACAGTTCGCCGCCGGAGGCCGACCGCGCGATGGGCAGCGGCGTGGCACCTTTGTGCGCCAGCAACGCGAACTCGACGCGGTCGGCGCCGGCGCTGCCCGCATGTGCCCGGCGCCCGTCGAGCTCGATCGCCAGCCGATCGTCGTCGGCGGCGGGCTCGACGGCGACATCCACCGCGAGCGTGGTGTCCCCCATCGCCAGTCCGCCGAGTTCGGCGGACACCTTCGACGCCATCGATTTCGCCGCGGTCTTCCGACGGCGATGAAGGGCGGCGGCGGCCTCCTGCACCTTCGCCTGCG contains:
- a CDS encoding copper transporter — its product is MISLRQHAISLVAVFLALAVGLFLGSGFIGDRVNSVTGTSRDRIGDLEKQRDQLNEQVNAANSFDAAIGARLIAGTLKGQSVLVVSAPSAADADVDAVKESIASAGGRSAGQIALTDSLVRDQNAEQVRTIVDQTIPPGATLRTELTDSGGRVGDLLGALTLHRDGQSAASAGDTRLGLQALREGGFIDYADGAVSPADLVVVVTGDPLGADAGAQGQLTARLAGSMSARGQGGVLLGRTGSATGGSPIAVVRSDPGLGNAVSTIDNVDQQTGRITAVLALADEVDGRTGAYGTGPGAKAITVGAQSGPAA
- the steA gene encoding putative cytokinetic ring protein SteA; protein product: MKMPALLARTTDELPGVSGIARIDKNTRRLLDRIGPGDIAILDEVDLDRMTADALVQANVVAVVNSSKSISGRYPNLGPEVLVASGIVLLDDVGDEVFKRVKDGAKLRIDNDRLYVGERRLALGQQLEERDIADLMIEAKTGLVDHLEAFSGNTIEFIRSESPLLIDGVGVPDIDADLAARHVVIVADGADRGTDLRALKPFIKEYSPVLIGVGAGADTLLKAGYKPAVIVGDPDDMKAATLKCGAQLVLPADTDGHAQGLARIQDLGVGATTFPAAGAAADLALLLADYHGADLIVTVGYGGTLDDFFDRSRRESNPSTFLTRLKVGPKLVDAKAVATLYRSRVSGAAIACVVLAALIAVIAAVMLSNMGPEVSDWAVAQYHNAVEWARDVWNR